From one Candidatus Diapherotrites archaeon genomic stretch:
- a CDS encoding CRISPR-associated protein Csx3 — protein sequence MGLIDLESFYSHTAKLADLPAYLQKALDLAGEGTEVVLTGRAPVWLYLAVAHALHGKARKLIYRSPVTGDLVIFDHNPF from the coding sequence ATGGGCTTAATTGATCTGGAAAGCTTTTATTCTCATACCGCCAAACTCGCCGACCTCCCCGCCTACCTGCAAAAGGCCCTGGATTTGGCCGGCGAAGGTACAGAGGTCGTCCTCACCGGCCGCGCCCCCGTGTGGTTATATCTCGCCGTGGCCCATGCCCTCCACGGCAAGGCCCGCAAATTAATCTACCGCTCCCCGGTCACCGGTGACTTGGTCATCTTCGACCACAATCCCTTTTAG
- the cas6 gene encoding CRISPR system precrRNA processing endoribonuclease RAMP protein Cas6, translated as MTLPPYKGAVFRGAFGNAFRRLVCLVPKDKCSNCRHREKCLYTAIFEPSPPPQYPDAGKFHQAPRPYVLNPPLTAESTFNPGEVLSFELVLVGRAIDAIPYFIVIFSETGRHGLGRDRGRFELLSVELLSQDQSTIIYHSRSLSLTAFEPESGPQTKPKDDQVNRLTLEFLTPLRLKEKGDLMTRFAFPLFWERLTQRLSLLAAFYEKNPQLPDFAPLSSKASQIQEVRHDLRWHDWERYSCRQDATMKFGGLVGRVSLQGPLDPLLPFLRLGAQVNVGQETTFGLGRYSLDYKNQ; from the coding sequence ATGACCCTGCCTCCTTATAAAGGCGCGGTCTTCCGGGGGGCCTTCGGCAATGCCTTCCGTCGCTTGGTTTGCCTTGTCCCCAAAGATAAGTGCTCTAACTGTCGCCATAGGGAAAAATGCCTGTATACCGCAATTTTTGAACCCTCCCCGCCTCCCCAATATCCCGATGCCGGCAAGTTCCACCAAGCCCCCCGCCCTTATGTCCTCAACCCCCCTTTAACCGCCGAATCGACCTTTAATCCCGGAGAGGTGCTATCCTTCGAGTTGGTGTTGGTGGGCCGGGCCATTGATGCCATTCCCTATTTCATTGTCATCTTTTCCGAAACCGGCCGCCATGGCTTGGGCCGGGATCGGGGGCGCTTTGAACTGCTAAGCGTTGAGCTTCTCTCCCAAGACCAGTCAACTATTATTTATCACTCCCGCTCCCTTAGTCTTACCGCCTTTGAACCGGAATCCGGCCCCCAGACCAAGCCTAAAGATGACCAGGTTAATAGACTTACTCTGGAATTCCTTACCCCCTTGCGCCTCAAAGAGAAAGGCGACCTGATGACCCGCTTCGCCTTTCCCTTATTCTGGGAGCGCCTGACTCAGCGCCTCTCCCTCTTGGCTGCCTTTTATGAAAAGAACCCCCAGCTTCCCGATTTCGCGCCGCTCTCCTCTAAGGCTTCCCAAATCCAGGAAGTACGACATGACCTGCGCTGGCATGACTGGGAGCGCTACTCCTGCCGCCAGGATGCCACCATGAAATTCGGGGGACTGGTGGGTCGGGTCAGCCTGCAAGGCCCCCTGGACCCCTTGCTACCCTTTCTGAGACTGGGAGCCCAGGTAAATGTAGGACAGGAAACTACCTTTGGCCTGGGGCGATATTCTCTCGATTATAAAAATCAATGA
- a CDS encoding MBL fold metallo-hydrolase yields MSNSYSIKEFSSSDLIKYLEIELYHSLEKYNIKEHIDNYLEDRVLSDGEPTTHIREFYEIINDFYDLLLKLRYSTSIPEEITPREYSDDQYDDFVITKYDEYIKRLDELTVSIFSDNFYLKDIIPVNGTADTLEACLIYNIYDIIQSNLRIALKAYRKPPNKRTTDDNLTTNYDKLDKGVPKLIVERFIIGKENENKIATQSEKCNYNCGLRILLNKQRRYAGNDRASYWKLFISDIRGEVIFTEIHHKAEAFLIQKSSESYSWMVEFLLLILAKYHIIIHRLGTNEFRNLQQHVEKAEKGDKLILRAQKVFTFIRLIAKYFPNIFDRNNLRQSQEISKIIEIISYIRRGFAFEMLGKPENAFNDYSSAEKQTTGLQATQPGGAVAWYQKLTVPYIYSLKGELYRKNFAFYNAHQYFCNSMSKFKEVSSLKDEEDVKEGKETKEKKELKELLDSCIKIGRIQIAKGKTFLELGEFRKALKWYIKALQHLLRTITGNYEAIDFSEEVKHFDDTRLDPKINKKKMYDILSKFTENVNSIIKYENLEQCNDYAALISELFNLIGFIIYIFNLPDFVLLENIDAEPDCTQSLEELEVDKKILCRNLLAGRWLLLALKFNPQNYLARFNELIIDLETKCEKTRAILEEEREELGIPTRDKEAKIDLMTPGEPRDIMYRLIAKEALEFLWKPEKVGKIDKKKEIAKELINKLLLYTDDFSTRNAELYKYLMRPERLKKEDEIRFHFLQRWSSINPAVPRPSAFKMKGGGYFLTFKGRGIAIDPGINFVENLYSEGFSIADVHYIIATHDHIDHIAEIDTIMSLHYKRCKVDETQKRTLYLILNPSVSVRYEFMVNQSPSLFKKIELTPHVNEMKIFDNFTIEAKQVFHRDICSPIFANSLGLILKFFPGNNKKEFKIGIIGDTRYREQRNGTYFGAPISDQFMDSDILIAHINGTPFRELKAYCGITLDNRKLRQLLEELDKKGKRSHPMRPIINQLKYSLGYKIEDSVALIFDPIKRLNNELHKLDGEHMFLHGILGTYGKFISEKTDKDRLFIVAETSEEMGSYRHKVAMLLNEYYKQTNDPKCLTGDIGMTIRVKPGTDNRIEVRCNRCNLNNDYTDDDKFHNLENITEVCLKWEEEGLIYYCRRHDPESVNRKVIDFGFAERIERYHPFRHIEIRVS; encoded by the coding sequence ATGAGTAATAGTTATTCTATAAAAGAGTTTTCTTCTTCGGACCTGATAAAATATTTAGAAATTGAACTATATCATTCGTTGGAGAAATATAATATCAAAGAACATATTGACAACTATTTAGAAGATAGAGTACTTAGTGATGGGGAACCAACAACACATATTCGGGAATTTTATGAAATAATTAATGATTTTTATGATCTTCTTCTAAAGTTGCGCTATTCTACCTCAATTCCAGAGGAAATTACGCCAAGAGAATATAGTGATGACCAGTATGACGATTTTGTTATAACGAAATATGATGAATATATCAAACGCCTGGACGAATTAACAGTAAGTATTTTTAGCGATAATTTTTATTTAAAAGATATAATACCAGTAAATGGAACAGCAGATACTTTGGAGGCTTGTCTTATTTATAATATTTATGACATTATACAGTCTAATCTCAGGATTGCTTTAAAAGCTTATCGGAAACCCCCAAATAAGAGAACCACAGATGACAATCTCACGACAAATTATGATAAACTCGATAAGGGAGTGCCTAAATTAATTGTTGAGCGTTTCATAATAGGGAAAGAAAATGAAAATAAGATTGCGACACAAAGTGAAAAATGTAACTATAATTGTGGTCTTAGAATTCTGTTAAATAAACAAAGAAGATATGCCGGTAATGATCGGGCTTCCTATTGGAAATTGTTTATTTCTGATATTAGAGGCGAGGTGATTTTTACTGAAATTCATCATAAGGCTGAGGCGTTTCTGATTCAAAAAAGTTCTGAGTCGTATTCTTGGATGGTAGAATTTTTGCTCCTCATTTTGGCCAAATATCATATTATTATCCATAGACTGGGGACCAATGAATTTAGAAATCTTCAGCAGCATGTGGAGAAGGCCGAAAAAGGCGATAAACTCATTCTTAGAGCTCAAAAAGTCTTCACTTTTATTCGCCTAATTGCCAAATATTTTCCTAATATTTTCGATCGAAATAATTTAAGGCAATCACAGGAAATTTCCAAGATCATCGAAATTATCAGTTATATTCGGCGAGGTTTTGCCTTCGAAATGCTAGGGAAGCCGGAAAATGCCTTCAATGACTATTCGAGTGCTGAGAAACAAACCACCGGGCTGCAAGCAACCCAACCTGGAGGAGCAGTAGCCTGGTACCAGAAATTGACCGTTCCCTATATATATTCGCTGAAAGGCGAACTTTATCGGAAGAATTTCGCCTTTTACAATGCCCATCAATATTTCTGTAATTCAATGAGTAAATTTAAGGAAGTTTCATCATTAAAAGATGAAGAAGACGTTAAAGAAGGTAAAGAAACCAAAGAAAAAAAGGAACTCAAAGAGCTCCTTGATTCTTGTATAAAGATAGGACGCATTCAAATTGCCAAGGGAAAGACCTTCCTGGAATTGGGGGAATTTAGGAAGGCATTAAAATGGTATATCAAGGCTCTTCAGCATTTATTAAGGACGATTACTGGCAATTATGAAGCCATAGATTTCTCAGAAGAAGTAAAACATTTTGACGATACCAGACTTGATCCTAAAATTAACAAGAAAAAGATGTATGATATACTATCAAAATTTACTGAAAACGTCAATAGTATAATTAAATATGAAAATCTTGAACAATGTAACGATTATGCCGCATTAATTTCAGAACTGTTTAACCTTATAGGGTTTATTATATATATTTTTAATTTGCCCGATTTCGTATTATTAGAGAATATAGATGCAGAGCCAGACTGTACCCAATCTCTGGAAGAGTTGGAAGTCGACAAAAAGATTCTTTGCAGGAACCTCCTCGCTGGCAGATGGTTACTTTTAGCCTTAAAATTTAACCCGCAAAATTACTTGGCCAGATTTAATGAGCTGATTATTGATCTTGAGACTAAATGTGAGAAAACTAGAGCGATATTAGAGGAGGAAAGAGAAGAGTTGGGAATTCCAACTCGCGATAAGGAAGCGAAAATTGATCTAATGACCCCGGGGGAGCCCCGGGATATCATGTACCGCCTCATAGCTAAAGAAGCCCTTGAATTCCTTTGGAAACCAGAGAAGGTGGGGAAAATAGATAAAAAGAAAGAGATAGCAAAGGAACTCATCAATAAGTTATTACTTTATACAGATGATTTTTCTACCAGAAATGCTGAACTTTATAAGTATTTGATGAGACCTGAACGGTTGAAAAAAGAAGATGAGATTAGATTCCATTTCCTGCAACGCTGGAGTTCAATTAATCCCGCAGTTCCAAGGCCCTCAGCGTTTAAAATGAAAGGCGGCGGTTACTTCCTCACATTCAAAGGCAGGGGCATTGCGATAGATCCAGGGATCAATTTTGTTGAAAATCTCTATTCAGAGGGATTCTCGATAGCAGATGTACATTATATTATAGCAACACATGATCATATTGACCATATTGCAGAGATAGACACTATTATGTCTCTTCATTATAAGAGATGTAAAGTTGATGAAACTCAAAAGAGAACCTTGTATCTTATCTTAAACCCAAGTGTATCCGTACGATATGAGTTTATGGTAAATCAAAGCCCTAGTTTGTTCAAGAAAATTGAGCTCACCCCTCATGTTAACGAAATGAAAATCTTTGATAATTTCACTATTGAAGCGAAGCAGGTATTTCATCGAGATATCTGTTCGCCAATTTTTGCCAACAGTTTAGGATTAATATTGAAATTTTTTCCTGGTAACAACAAAAAAGAATTTAAAATTGGGATAATCGGCGATACTCGATATCGAGAACAGAGAAACGGCACTTATTTTGGCGCTCCTATCAGCGACCAATTTATGGATTCCGACATTCTAATCGCCCATATAAACGGAACACCTTTCCGAGAGCTGAAGGCATATTGTGGAATAACTTTGGATAATAGAAAATTACGACAATTGTTAGAAGAATTAGATAAAAAAGGGAAACGCTCCCATCCCATGCGGCCTATAATTAATCAACTCAAGTACTCTCTTGGATATAAGATTGAAGACAGTGTTGCATTAATATTCGACCCAATTAAGCGACTGAATAATGAATTACATAAATTAGATGGAGAACATATGTTTTTGCACGGAATTTTGGGAACATACGGAAAATTCATAAGCGAAAAAACAGATAAGGATAGACTTTTTATTGTTGCGGAGACCAGCGAAGAAATGGGCTCCTACAGGCATAAGGTGGCAATGTTACTGAATGAATATTATAAACAAACGAATGATCCAAAATGCTTAACAGGAGATATTGGAATGACAATCAGAGTTAAACCAGGGACAGATAA